The following are from one region of the Magallana gigas chromosome 6, xbMagGiga1.1, whole genome shotgun sequence genome:
- the LOC105335538 gene encoding discoidin, CUB and LCCL domain-containing protein 1 yields MQHSFELFFFWMAVGIFVTVNQAGPCSSSVYLLPSVSDADFTSSSIFDNDYGPDSARLTASTGWAPDILDDSNPWIQVDFGELVNIEGVVSGGSNDAMYDEWVESYKVKYKGTGSKWKTVQYLSTNVFPANTDRTTLIRNDLPSPITTLSLRIYPQDCHKYCTIRFDVIGCKDTPTTTTTTTTMTTISPTTKATTPKTTTTSPTTTTSQQTTTTSQQTTTTSLQTTAPYNTSTLCSCTCTDNSYLTSDDLNVKISNIVQNLTVTKRSTSTFLRTKNCAQDSRPEVVYVGYVGIGLLVFVASLIALPDLLSLYLFMYSLWEKGKGVSSD; encoded by the exons ATGCAGCATTCCTTTGAGTTGTTCTTTTTCTGGATGGCAGTTGGAATATTTGTGACAGTTAATCAAG CGGGCCCTTGTAGTAGCAGCGTGTACCTGTTACCCTCGGTGTCGGACGCTGACTTCACCTCCTCCAGTATATTCGACAACGACTACGGACCAGACAGCGCCCGCCTGACTGCCAGCACGGGCTGGGCCCCTGACATCCTCGATGATAGCAATCCCTGGATACAG GTGGACTTTGGAGAGTTGGTTAACATTGAGGGGGTTGTATCTGGAGGCTCCAATGACGCAATGTATGATGAGTGGGTGGAATCTTACAAGGTCAAATACAAAGGCACGGGGTCCAAATGGAAAACCGTCCAGTACTTGTCTACTAAC GTGTTCCCAGCTAACACTGACAGAACTACCCTGATCAGGAATGATCTACCCTCACCCATAACAACCCTCTCCCTCAGGATATACCCCCAGGATTGCCATAAATACTGTACCATACGCTTTGACGTCATCGGATGCAAAG ATACACcaacaacgacgacaacaacaacaacgatGACGACAATCTCTCCAACAACCAAAGCAACAACTCCAAAAACAACGACAACTTCTCCAACGACCACAACAAGCCAGCAGACGACCACAACCAGCCAGCAGACGACCACAACAAGCCTGCAGACGACAGCGCCCTACAACACCTCGACACTCTGCTCCTGTACCTGCACCGACAATTCCTATCTGACTTCAGATGATCTGAATGTTAAGATATCCAATATAGTTCAAAACTTGACGGTCACCAAGAGATCAACATCGACCTTCTTACGTACCAAAAACTGTGCGCAGGACAGTAGACCGGAAGTAGTGTACGTAGGGTATGTCGGGATAGGTCTTCTAGTTTTCGTTGCCAGTCTAATAGCTCTACCCGACCTGCTGTCATTATATCTGTTTATGTACAGTTTGTGGGAAAAGGGAAAGGGTGTTTCGAGTGATTGA